From the Nostoc sp. PCC 7107 genome, the window ACTATCGACTATGGCAACGATTAACGACAACTACCTGAAGCTCAAAGCTGGTTATCTGTTCCCGGAAATTGCGCGGCGGGTAAACGCTTTCGCCGAAGCTAACCCTGATGCAAAAATAATTCGTTTGGGAATTGGCGATGTTACTGAACCTTTACCAGAAGCTTGTCGCACAGCGATGATTAAAGCTGTGGAAGAAATGGGCGATCGCACAACTTTTAAAGGCTACGGGCCAGAACAAGGCTATGCTTGGTTAAGGGAAAAAATTGCGGCTCACGACTTCCACGCACGCGGCGCAGAAGTAGATGCTGACGAAATCTTTATTTCTGATGGTTCCAAGTGCGACACAGGTAATATTCTCGACATCTTTGGTAACAACAACATCATTGCTGTAACTGACCCTGTATATCCTGTATATGTAGACACCAATGTGATGGCAGGACACACAGGTGTAGCCAATGATAAAGGTGAATTTGCAGGTTTGGTATATCTACCTGTTACCGCAGAAAATAACTTTACAGCGGAAATTCCAAGGGAAAAGGTCGATTTAATTTATCTGTGTTTTCCCAATAACCCAACTGGTGCAACTGCAACCAAAGAATATCTTCAAGCGTGGGTAGACTACGCCAAAGCCAACGGTTCAATTATTTTCTTTGATGCAGCCTACGAAGCATATATTACAGATCCGAGCTTACCCCATTCTATTTATGAAATTGAAGGTGCAAGAGATTGTGCGATCGAATTTCGTTCCTTTTCTAAGAATGCAGGTTTTACGGGAACGCGTTGCGCCTTAACTGTTGTACCTAAAACCTTAAAAGCCAAAGCCGCCGACGGTTCCGATGTGGAACTGTGGAAACT encodes:
- a CDS encoding LL-diaminopimelate aminotransferase gives rise to the protein MATINDNYLKLKAGYLFPEIARRVNAFAEANPDAKIIRLGIGDVTEPLPEACRTAMIKAVEEMGDRTTFKGYGPEQGYAWLREKIAAHDFHARGAEVDADEIFISDGSKCDTGNILDIFGNNNIIAVTDPVYPVYVDTNVMAGHTGVANDKGEFAGLVYLPVTAENNFTAEIPREKVDLIYLCFPNNPTGATATKEYLQAWVDYAKANGSIIFFDAAYEAYITDPSLPHSIYEIEGARDCAIEFRSFSKNAGFTGTRCALTVVPKTLKAKAADGSDVELWKLWNRRQSTKFNGVSYIVQRGAEAVYFEDGQAQTKALVSFYLENAKIIREKLIAAGLAVYGGVNAPYVWVKTPNSLSSWDFFDKLLHTCNVVGTPGSGFGAAGEGYFRISAFNNRENVEEAMKRITEKFKV